CAGGTGGTGGGATGGGAACGGCCGTACCGTCTGACGGCCGTGTTTTTTGTGGTGCGGGCACGGCCGTTTGCCGATTTCTGCCGGTTTGGGCTTGGCGTAGGGGGTGAATGTGGGGGTACGGCCGTTGGCACCAACGACATGGGTCAACTCAAACGCCTCGCCCTCAACAATGGGCTGACCACCTGGCATGGTTACCTGGGCTATTCGGCCTCCGGCAATAATGATGCGTATGACGCTACCTGGGGCCAATTCGGCAAGCTCTGGCGCATCTGCACCGCCCCCCACGCCTCCAACCGCTGCACCTACACCAACCGCAACACTGCCCCACTGGAACAACGGCTGGATTTACGCTACGTCTACGATGACGTGGGCAACCTCACCACCATCCTGGACAAGATGAACAGCGACCAGGTGCAAACCTTTGGCTACGACCATCTCAACCGGCTGACGTCCAGCGACCAACGCCGCAGGCGGCGGCCAGTACACCCACACCTACGCTTACAACACCCTGGGTAACCTGACCAGCTACAATGGCGCTGGCTACACCTATGGCAGCAGTCTGCACAAACATGCGGTCACGGTCGCCCACGGCGTTACTTACAGCTACGACGCCAACGGCAACATGACTTTCCGCGATGCCGCCGGGGCGGCCAACGACTATGCCCAGAACTTCAATGTGGAAAACGAACTGTCCAGCGTGGTCAACAACGGCAGCACCACCAGCTTCACATACGATGCGGCCGGAATCCGGGTGAAGAGCGTCAAGCCAGGCGGCAAGACCAGCTACTTCCCCTTCCCCGGCTACGAAGAGGAGGTTAACGGCAGCACCACCACCCGGCGCATCACCTACGCTATTGCCGGCCAGGCGGTAGCCCTGCGGGTGCAGGTGGTGGGCGGCAGCAACACCCTCTACTACCTGCACAGCGACCACCTTGGCTCCACCAGCCTGTCCACCACCACGGGTGGCGCGGTAGTGGCTGGCAGCACCGCCCGCTACTACCCCTTCGGCGATTGGCGCACCGAACCGACAACCAACCTGACAGACCGGGGCTTCACCGGCCACCTGCACAACAACCTTGGCAACGCCCCCGATGACATCGGCCTTGTATATATGCAGGCCCGTTGGTATTTGCCTTATATTAACCGGTTCATCTCGGCAGATACCATTGTACCAGATGCCAAAGACCCGCAAAGCCTCAACCGCTACGCCTATGTTCGAAATAATCCGCTGCGATATACAGATTCATCCGGCCATTGCGCTGAAGAAGGTGATGAGGAGTGTTGGGCCTTTGCTGAACAAACAGCAAATGAATTTGGTATTCCTCTAGAGTTTGTCGGCATCATGGATATGGCTCAAATGAGACTTTTTATTCAAGGTTTAAATACCGCCAACGAGGTGGACAGTGGCTTGCTTGGTCAAATAACCAATGCCATCAATGGATATGATAGTCAGGAGTGGGGTACCATGCGTTGGCTAGCTGACAATAGCAATTGGGACATTTTGGGTATTCATATAGGTGGTGGCGGTGGTGCAATCCTTGGAGGTGAAATCGGGTTCGATTTCGTCTTCAATTGGGATTCATGGGAAGTTAGCGTTATGGGTAGTCTTGGCGGTAGCGCTGGTATGACACTTGGTGGCTCTATTGGTGGTGGCGTGATTTTTGGCTTTAACGCTCCAGACAATAGTGTCATGTGGGATTGGTCCTGGGGGATCAATGGTGAAGCTGCTATAACTGGGGGAGTAAGCTTACAATATAGTGAGTCGATTGGTAATGATGCATGGTTCTTCTCTGTAAGTGGACTGGGCGGTGAAGAATTAGATGTTAGTATTGGCCTAAACTATACTTGGGAGATTTACCGTTATATGTCTGACCCTAGCGGCGGGGGTTATGGAATATGGTGGCCTAAGAGTTTTTATGATGATGGATACAATTATGGACAATAACAAAATGACTACAACTAACAATTCAGCAACCATTATGAAATTTGAAAATCCCATTCCACACCGTCTGGTATCCTACCTGCTTGGTTGTCTATGGTTATTCATATCATTGGCAGCAATTATACACTTAATGGAACCACTATTTAACGAAAATAGACGATTACTATCTCTACGTATTTCAGTAATTGACTTTCAAGATCAAATTTTTGTTGAGCGCTACACACA
This genomic stretch from Candidatus Leptovillus gracilis harbors:
- a CDS encoding RHS repeat protein; translated protein: MNVYYEEGERPFCPQFTKFSQIVGWERSFCPQLTKFIQVVGWERPYRLTAVFFVVRARPFADFCRFGLGVGGECGGTAVGTNDMGQLKRLALNNGLTTWHGYLGYSASGNNDAYDATWGQFGKLWRICTAPHASNRCTYTNRNTAPLEQRLDLRYVYDDVGNLTTILDKMNSDQVQTFGYDHLNRLTSSDQRRRRRPVHPHLRLQHPG
- a CDS encoding RHS repeat-associated core domain-containing protein, which encodes MTFRDAAGAANDYAQNFNVENELSSVVNNGSTTSFTYDAAGIRVKSVKPGGKTSYFPFPGYEEEVNGSTTTRRITYAIAGQAVALRVQVVGGSNTLYYLHSDHLGSTSLSTTTGGAVVAGSTARYYPFGDWRTEPTTNLTDRGFTGHLHNNLGNAPDDIGLVYMQARWYLPYINRFISADTIVPDAKDPQSLNRYAYVRNNPLRYTDSSGHCAEEGDEECWAFAEQTANEFGIPLEFVGIMDMAQMRLFIQGLNTANEVDSGLLGQITNAINGYDSQEWGTMRWLADNSNWDILGIHIGGGGGAILGGEIGFDFVFNWDSWEVSVMGSLGGSAGMTLGGSIGGGVIFGFNAPDNSVMWDWSWGINGEAAITGGVSLQYSESIGNDAWFFSVSGLGGEELDVSIGLNYTWEIYRYMSDPSGGGYGIWWPKSFYDDGYNYGQ